CACTGTCGCACTGTGCGCTGGCCCTGATGGGCGAGGGTGACGCGGAGGGTCCCGACGGCACCGTACGCCCCGCGCGCGAACTGCTCGCCGTGCACGGCATCAAGCCCGTCGAGCTGCACGAGAAGGAGGGCCTGGCGCTCCTCAACGGCACCGACGGGATGCTCGGCATGCTGGTCATGGCCATCGCCGACCTGAAGCGGCTCTACACCTCCGCCGACATCACCGCGGCCCTCAGCCTCGAAGCCCTGCTCGGCACCGCGAAGGTCCTCGCCCCCGAGCTTCACGCCATCCGGCCCCACCCCGGGCAGGCGGCAGCCGCCGCCAACATGCGGGCCGTGCTGGAGGGTTCCGAGCTCACCGGCCACTTCCAGGAGGAAGAAGCCCCCCGCGTCCAGGACGCCTACTCGGTACGCTGCGCGCCCCAGGTCGCCGGAGCCGGCCGGGACACCCTCGCCCACGCCCTGCTCGTCGCCGAGCGTGAACTCGCCGCCGCTGTCGACAACCCGGTGGTACTGGTGGACGCCACCGGGACGGGTGAGGGCCGGGTCGAGTCCAACGGCAACTTCCACGGCGCGCCCGTCGCGTATGTACTCGACTTCCTCGCCATCGCGGCAGCCGACCTCGGCTCCATCGCCGAACGCCGCACCGACCGTCTCCTGGACAAGAACCGCTCGCACGGCCTGCCGCCCTTCCTCGCCGATGACGCCGGTGTCGACTCCGGACTGATGATCGCCCAATACACCCAGGCCGCCCTGGTCAGCGAGATGAAGCGGCTCGCCGTACCGGCGTCCGCCGACTCCATCCCGTCCTCCGCCATGCAGGAGGACCATGTCTCGATGGGCTGGTCCGCCGCCCGCAAGCTGCGCACCGCCATCGACAACCTCACCAGGATCATCGCCATAGAGCTCTACGCCGCGACCCGCGCGATCGAGCTGCGCCGCAGCCTGCGCCCCGCCCCCGCCTCCCGCGCGGCGATCACCGCCCTGCGCGGCGCCGGCGTGGAAGGCCCTGGCCCCGACCGCTTCCTCGCACCCGAACTCGCCGCCACCGAGGCGTTCGTGAGGGACGGGGCGCTGGTGGCGGCGGTCGAGCCGGTGACGGGCCTGCTGGCCTGATCCGGCCGCGGCCGGCGGCACCGCCGTCCCTCATCACGCCCAGGTGCCCGGGTGCCGTCCGACGATCGGACGGCACCCGGGCACCTGCGCCGTATGCGGCCCGCTGCGGTTCCTGCGACCCCTATGGAGCAGCGGCCTTCGCCCCCGGCCGCGGAGCGCGTCAGATGGAGCGCGCACCACGCCGCATCGCGAAGGACACGAACCCCGCGCCGACGCAGACGAAGGCGGTACCGGCGATGAGGTACGGGGTGGTGTCCACCGCGCCCGTGTCGGCGAGCCGCAGCGGCGAGCCGTCGGCCTCGCCCTGCGCCACCGTGCCCACAGACTCCGCTCCCGGCCCGGAAGCGGAGGCTCCGGACCGCGGTGTGGCTGCTGCCCCGGCCGACTGCCGACTCTCGGCTTCCGCCGTCGCGTTCGCCGAGGGGACGAACCACAGCGCACAGAGCAGGGTCCCGGCCGCGGTGGCGGTGAGCAGCGGGCGGCGAGCGACGGACACGTGAGGGTTCCCCTTGCGACAGCGGTGACTTGACCGCGTTCGTTGGTGCTGCCGCGATGCTAATGAATGCAGCGGGTCGTGGGAAAGTGCCGACCGCGTCGGGTCGTACGCTCCCGCGTATGACCACTTCTGAGTCTTCACGCTATGTGCGCTTGCATGTCGAATTGGTACTTGAGGTCGGGGAAGCGGAAGCCCTCGCCGACGCCGCCCTTGAGCGGGTCGAATCCGACGAGTCCATGCAGGAGGACGAGCGCACCCACGCCCGTTCTGCGGTGCGAGAGGATTCCGCGGAGGCGCTCGCCTATCTCGTGGACCCCTTCGACCTCGTCAGTGACGTGCCGGGGGTCGATCTCGCGCAGGCGTCGTGGAGCTGCGAGCAGGTCGATCACGACCCCGATGCGCAGGAGTGGGACGGCGACGAGGAAGATGAGCACGCGTGACCCGCGTCGGTGTGGGGCAGGCGTGAAGCCGGGCCCCCTCCCGGTGGGCCCGGCGGCCCCCGGGAGGGGGCCGTTGCAAAACCGCAACGGCCCGCCGCAACCGGCGCGGGCACGAACCGCGTCGGTGAGTGGTGTTGCCCACATCTTTCTTCAGATGTGGAACCGGGCGGCCCCTTTTGGGTCTTCTTGATTGCGTTGGCAGGGAATCGGCGACTATGGAGAAGCGTGTGATGACGGACAGCAAGCGGCGCAGGGCCCTCGCGGCAGCGTCCGTGGTGCTCGGCAGTGTCCTGGTGCTCAGCGGCTGCAGTAGCAGCGCGGACAAGGCTGCCGCCGACGGCTCGAAGAACTCACAGGGTCAGGACCAGGTCGACGCGGCGGCGGCGAAGGACTCGTCGGATGCCCGAATAGCCATCTCGCCGAAGAACGGCGCGACCGACGCCAGCATCAACAAGAACACCAAGGTCACCGTCAGTGACGGGACGCTCACCTCCGTCACCATGACCACCAAGGACGGCAAGACCGTCGAGGGCTCCCTTGCCTCCGACGGCAAGAGCTGGCAGCCCGACGGGCAGCTGGAGCGCGCCACCACCTACAAGATCGCGGCCACGGCCAAGGACTCCGAGGGCCGTGAGGCGCACGAGAACGCCTCCTTCACCACGGTCTCGCCCGACGACAGCTTCATCGGCGAGTTCACGCCCGAGGACGGCTCCACCGTCGGTGTCGGCATGCCGGTCTCGATCAATTTCAACAAGCCGATCACGGACCGCAAGGTCGTCCAGTCCGGCATCACCGTCAGCTCCAGCAGCGGTCAGGAGGTCGTCGGCCACTGGTTCAACTCCCAGCGGCTCGACTTCCGACCCGACCAGTACTGGCAGGCCGGCTCCACCGTCACCCTGAAGCTGAACCTCGACGGCGTCGAGGGCGCCGAGGGCGTGTACGGCGTACAGGAGAAGACGGTCACCTTCAAGATCGGCCGCAACCAGGTCACCACCGTCGACGCCGCCACGAAGACCATGACGGTCACCCGGGACGGCAAGACGGTCAAGACGATCCCGATCTCCGCCGGTTCACCCGACAACCCCACTTACAACGGTCAGATGGTGATCTCCGAGAAGTTCAAGGAGACCCGGATGAACGGTGCCACCGTCGGGTTCACGGACGACGACGGCAAGGGCGAGTACGACATCAAGGACGTCCCGCACGCCATGCGGCTGTCTGCGTCCGGCACCTTCGTGCACGGAAACTACTGGGGCGACGACAGTGTCTTCGGCAACGTCAACACCAGCCACGGCTGCATCGGCCTGAACGACGTCAAGGGCGCGGGCGACCCGAACCAGGCCGGCGCGTGGTTCTTCAACAACTCGATCATCGGTGATGTCGTGGTCGTGAAGAACTCCAAGGACAAGACGATCAAGCCGGACAACGGCCTCAACGGCTGGAACATGGGCTGGGCCGACTGGAAGGCGGGCTCCGCGGTCTGAGCCGCTCCGCTCGCTCCGCTCCCGCCACCGACAACCGATGGCCTCCCGGATCCACCGATCCGGGAGGCCATCGGCCGTTTCGCGATGTCCTGCCGCTGTGAGCGGCCTCAGTGCGTCGCCGGGCGGCCCGAACCCGACGACGCCTCGTCCACGCCCCACTGCGCCAGCAGCCCGAGCGACTGGGCCGAAGTCGACTCCGGCTCCGCCTGGTACGTCACCGGATGCAGATCCTCCTCGTCGGGCAGCCGCAAGGTCTCGTACGCCAGGGTCAGGTCCCCCA
This DNA window, taken from Streptomyces sp. SCSIO 30461, encodes the following:
- the hutH gene encoding histidine ammonia-lyase; protein product: MHTVAVGTSGTTVEDVIAVARGNARVELTDDARTALAAARQVVDALAARPEPVYGVSTGFGALATRHIGHDLRTQLQRNIVRSHAAGMGPSVEREVVRALMFLRLKTVASGRTGVRPEVAQTMADVLNAGITPVVHEYGSLGCSGDLAPLSHCALALMGEGDAEGPDGTVRPARELLAVHGIKPVELHEKEGLALLNGTDGMLGMLVMAIADLKRLYTSADITAALSLEALLGTAKVLAPELHAIRPHPGQAAAAANMRAVLEGSELTGHFQEEEAPRVQDAYSVRCAPQVAGAGRDTLAHALLVAERELAAAVDNPVVLVDATGTGEGRVESNGNFHGAPVAYVLDFLAIAAADLGSIAERRTDRLLDKNRSHGLPPFLADDAGVDSGLMIAQYTQAALVSEMKRLAVPASADSIPSSAMQEDHVSMGWSAARKLRTAIDNLTRIIAIELYAATRAIELRRSLRPAPASRAAITALRGAGVEGPGPDRFLAPELAATEAFVRDGALVAAVEPVTGLLA
- a CDS encoding Ig-like domain-containing protein, whose translation is MEKRVMTDSKRRRALAAASVVLGSVLVLSGCSSSADKAAADGSKNSQGQDQVDAAAAKDSSDARIAISPKNGATDASINKNTKVTVSDGTLTSVTMTTKDGKTVEGSLASDGKSWQPDGQLERATTYKIAATAKDSEGREAHENASFTTVSPDDSFIGEFTPEDGSTVGVGMPVSINFNKPITDRKVVQSGITVSSSSGQEVVGHWFNSQRLDFRPDQYWQAGSTVTLKLNLDGVEGAEGVYGVQEKTVTFKIGRNQVTTVDAATKTMTVTRDGKTVKTIPISAGSPDNPTYNGQMVISEKFKETRMNGATVGFTDDDGKGEYDIKDVPHAMRLSASGTFVHGNYWGDDSVFGNVNTSHGCIGLNDVKGAGDPNQAGAWFFNNSIIGDVVVVKNSKDKTIKPDNGLNGWNMGWADWKAGSAV